One Serinus canaria isolate serCan28SL12 chromosome Z, serCan2020, whole genome shotgun sequence DNA window includes the following coding sequences:
- the LOC103822889 gene encoding gamma-secretase subunit Aph-1b-like — translation MTLAVFFGCTFIAFGPAFGLFIFTIARDPLRIIILIAGAFFWLVSLLLSSLIWFIAVKASDPQDERLQKGLLIFGVMFSVLLQEAFRFLYYKLLRKAIEGLVALSEDGCSPISIQQMAYVAGVGFGLMSGAFSMINLLADALGPGTVGIHGDSQLYFLTSAFMTMVLIFLHTFWGILFFHGCEHRRWWEIAAVVIMHLTVSGLSFCNPLYVGSLVPSYLLMAAAAAWAYLLSGGSAQNLRRFLLCLRSGASPQPGS, via the exons ATGACGCTCGCCGTATTCTTCGGGTGCACCTTCATCGCCTTCGGGCCCGCCTTCGGCCTCTTCATCTTCACCATCGCCCGCGACCCGCTCCGCATTATCATCCTCATCGCCGG GGCTTTCTTCTGgctggtgtcactgctgctctcatcCCTCATCTGGTTTATCGCAGTGAAAGCCAGCGACCCCCAAGATGAGCGGCTGCAGAAGGGGCTCCTGATTTTTGGGGTGatgttctctgtgctgctgcaggaggcctTCCGCTTCCTTTACTACAAGCTCCTCAG GAAGGCCATTGAGGGGCTGGTGGCCCTCAGTGAGGATGGCTGCTCCCCCATTTCCATTCAGCAAATGGCATATG TGGCTGGCGTGGGCTTTGGTCTCATGAGTGGCGCCTTCTCCATGATCAATCTCCTGGCAGACGCGTTAGGgcctggcactgtgggcatCCATGGGGATTCACAGCTGTATTTCCTGACCTCAG CTTTTATGACCATGGTGCTGATTTTCCTTCACACCTTCTGGGGGATCCTCTTCTTTCACGGCTGCGAGCACCGGCGCTGGTGGGAGATCGCAGCAGTCGTTATCATGCATCTCACTGTTTCGGGGTTG TCATTTTGCAACCCCCTGTACGTGGGCAGCCTGGTGCCCTCCTACCTGCTGATGGCTGCTGCCGCTGCCTGGGCTTACCTACTCTCGGGGGGATCCGCGCAGAACCTGCGACGCTTCCTGCTCT GTTTACGGAGCGGAGCCAGCCCCCAACCAGGATCCTGA